The genomic segment AAGGTGACGTCATTGTCCGCTAGACGTGACGTCAATGTCCGCTAGACGTGACGTCAGTGTCTAATAGACCTGTCGTCAATATCTACCAGACGTGACGTCAATGTCCACTGGACGTGACGTCGTTGTCCGCTAGACGTGACGTCAATATCTACCAGACGTGACGTCAGTGTCCACTGGACGTGACGTCAATGTCCGCTGGACGTGGCGTCAATATCTACCAGTCGTGACGTCAATGTCCATTACAAGTCAACGTCAGTGAAAGCTAAAGGTGACATCAGTGTCCGCTAAAGGTGACGTCATTGTCCGCTAGACGTGACGTCAATGTCCGCTAGACGTGACGTCAGTGTCTAATAGACCTGTCGTCAATATCTACCAGACGTGACGTCAATGTCCACTGGACGTGACGTCGTTGTCCGCTAGACGTGACGTCAATATCTACCAGACGTGACGTCAGTGTCCACTGGACGTGACGTCAATGTCCGCTGGACGTGGCGTCAATATCTACCAGTCGTGACGTCAATGTCCATTACAAGTCAACGTCAGTGAAAGCTAAAGGTGACATCAGTGTCCGCTAAAGGTGACGTCATTGTCCGCTAGACGTGACGTCAATGTCCGCTAGACGTGACGTCAGTGTCTAATAGACCTGTCGTCAATATCTACCAGACGTGACGTCAATGTCCACTGGACGTGACGTCGTTGTCCGCTAGACGTGACGTCAATATCTACCAGACGTGACGTCAGTGTCCACTGGACGTGACGTCAATGTCCGCTGGACGTGGCGTCAATATCTACCAGTCGTGACGTCAATGTCCGTTAGAAGTCAACGTCAGTGAAAGCTAGACGTGACATCTCTGTCTGTTAGACGTAACGTCAGTGGCCGCTAGAGGTGACGTCAAAATCCACTATACGTGACGTCATTGTCCGCTAAACGTGACGTCAGTGGCCGTTGACGGCGAGCGCGCCGAGCTGATCTGCGTACTCGGTGTAGAGGCGTTGCCATCGCAGCTGCCGGACCAGGATGGAGAGCATCTCCTCTAGGACTTCGTGCTTGTTCATGCCCTGGAAATAGAGTTCAATTTTGAACGATTTGTTTACGGTTTAGAATAGGCATATTAAAGGTTATTGAATAAGGACTCTGGAGTATAAAAATCTATCTAAAATGCAAATGTATGATGTGCTATGTATGGGGATAGGTCGACAAAAACCTATAACGGTGTTCAGCATGGCACGTGAATACAAAAAAGTAAAATTGTTCCCTAAAGAAATTGACGATTTTCAAAACCGATTGGTTAATTTGGATACATTATTATGTCAATACTTTCAATAACATGCACTTACCAGTATAGTGGATTGCCATTTCTTAGGCGTAGACGTGCAGTGGCTGGGACCAAGGAAGTCGTCCAATATTGTCCGGAGCTGGTCTTCTGTGCCTGAAATTTTATATTTCATCAGTAAGTATAGCTTAGGATACTTGCACTTTGGATTTGTTTTTGGGTTTCATTGTGCACAATGAAAGAAAGTTATACGAAATATGAccaaaactaaaacaaaaacataGGTTTTGCGTAGCGACCTGACTTCATCCTTGGCGGAAAAGGGATTTGCGCGCGAGTGAGGAATGTTGTCACAAACCTCTTGTGGAAACACAATGTTTCACAGTTTTGCTATGCATACTAGCACATATCTTGTAGAAAATCACTCTAAAGATAGTGtgatatgtattattataagtGGGTCACGGTGACCCAGCGTCGGCGTCACGTACCGTGGCTGGCAAGGTGTGCCACGAGCGCCGTGAGCCAGTGGCGGTAGTCGCGCGCGCGTCGCAAGTGTAAGCTCGCAGCTGCTCGCGCTTCTAACCAGCTACGCGCCGCTCCTGCGCTGTAGGCTCCGCTGGAAATATAAGTTATAAAGGTTAGAACTCAgtgcaaattaaattaaatttaaaagaattataatattaatccaTTTAAATTCAGTTAAAATTATGAGGGAAATGTCACATCTTCGAGACTTCGTACTGGAAAGAAGTGACTTCTTCTGTCACTTCTTCCTTAATCTTATCTTATTTGGTGATTACAGTAAAAGAGATGAGTAACTACCCTGTCTATGCTACGTGCAAGGGCGTACAgggaataaaaattattttgtttatggtGATATTCTCCGATTGTGTGTCTTCTGACATGCAGTAATTCTTAGAAAATAAGAGATTTCAGATTACCCTCTCAACGTTGCTCTACTACCTAGCAGAAAAGTTATGTGTGTTCACACCAAGTCACTAGCGTAGAGCGTCTGCGAGGGCCCGTGCGAGATTACCCTGTCTTACTCTCACCTGGCAGCGACTAAGTGCAAGTGGCTGCAATGTTCCCTAGTTAAAAGGAGATTACAGATTACCCTGTCAGCTTTGGTGTACTTACCTGGCAGCGACGTTATGCGAATGCGTGCGGTGTTCCCTGTACAATGGTTGGGAAGCCCCGTGCGAGCCCTGGGAAGGCGCCACACTGGGTCTGTAGCTTAAAGCATCTGCGAGGCTCGTGCGAGACTACCCTAGCTTTAATATTGTACTTACCTGGCGGCGACTGAACGCGTCCGATGCACACTGGCTGAAGAAAGATGACTAATTACGCTGCCTATGGTGGTTTtctcttattacaaatactaAGTACGCTGCCACTGCTCTCTTATTCCCTGGCCACGACGTAATGTGAGCGTGTGCAGTAATACTAgggaataaataataacaaagggTCCTGTATGATGCTGTGCTCACTGGGCAGCAACAGAATGTGAATGCGTGCAGTGTTCCATGGCGTAGAGCAGCTTCGAGGTCCCGAGCTAAATTACCCTGtttataaagcctggtccgtgagcacgtagaatcccgtccaatgaccccaagctaccca from the Ostrinia nubilalis chromosome 5, ilOstNubi1.1, whole genome shotgun sequence genome contains:
- the LOC135072169 gene encoding protein HIRA-like, with the protein product MVMDDLMKVAKRHWKSLEKVVVWSDATDPVWRASGPLAATRPPSQGSHGSSQPLYREHRTHSHNVAASGAYSAGAARSWLEARAAASLHLRRARDYRHWLTALVAHLASHGTEDQLRTILDDFLGPSHCTSTPKKWQSTILGMNKHEVLEEMLSILVRQLRWQRLYTEYADQLGALAVNGH